Proteins encoded together in one Micromonospora auratinigra window:
- a CDS encoding CaiB/BaiF CoA transferase family protein, whose product MSNQGPLSGVRVIELAGIGPGPFAAMMLADLGADVVRVDRPGGGGFGTIPGDLLHRNRRSLAVDLKTPAGRDVVLALVAGADALVEGFRPGVTERLGLGPDDCLAANPALVYGRMTGWGQDGPLARTAGHDIDYLALTGALHGIGRAGDAPVPPMNLLGDFGGGGMMLALGVVAALYAVRAGAPGQVVDAAIVDGVSVLATQIHALRRFGLWQDPRGVNLLDGGAPFYDTYECADGRYVAVGALEPQFYAELVRRTGFPLDGDEAPDRDDPANWPALRAAWARLFRTRTRDEWSALLADSDACVAPVLDWAEAPEHPHLAARGVFVDHDGVTQPAPAPRFSATPTSVRRAAPQAGEHTDELLAEAGLAADRIAELRRAGTVA is encoded by the coding sequence ATGAGCAACCAGGGGCCGCTGTCCGGCGTACGGGTGATCGAGCTGGCCGGCATCGGGCCCGGCCCGTTCGCCGCCATGATGCTCGCCGACCTCGGCGCGGACGTGGTCCGCGTCGACCGCCCCGGCGGCGGCGGGTTCGGCACCATCCCCGGTGACCTGCTGCACCGCAACCGGCGGTCGCTCGCGGTGGACCTCAAGACCCCGGCGGGGCGGGACGTGGTGCTGGCCCTGGTGGCCGGCGCGGACGCGCTGGTCGAGGGCTTCCGGCCCGGGGTGACCGAACGCCTCGGCCTCGGCCCGGACGACTGCCTCGCCGCCAACCCCGCCCTGGTGTACGGCCGGATGACCGGCTGGGGGCAGGACGGCCCGCTCGCCCGCACCGCCGGGCACGACATCGACTACCTGGCGCTGACCGGCGCACTGCACGGCATCGGCCGGGCGGGTGACGCCCCGGTGCCGCCGATGAACCTGCTCGGCGACTTCGGCGGCGGCGGGATGATGCTGGCCCTGGGTGTGGTGGCCGCCCTGTACGCGGTCCGCGCCGGCGCGCCCGGCCAGGTCGTCGACGCGGCCATCGTGGACGGCGTGTCGGTGCTGGCCACCCAGATCCACGCGCTGCGCCGCTTCGGCCTGTGGCAGGACCCCCGCGGGGTGAACCTGCTCGACGGCGGCGCGCCCTTCTACGACACGTACGAGTGCGCCGACGGCCGGTACGTCGCGGTGGGCGCGCTGGAGCCGCAGTTCTACGCCGAGCTGGTCCGGCGTACCGGCTTCCCGCTCGACGGCGACGAGGCCCCGGACCGCGACGATCCGGCGAACTGGCCGGCGCTGCGGGCGGCCTGGGCCCGGCTGTTCCGGACCCGCACCCGGGACGAGTGGTCGGCGCTGCTGGCCGACTCCGACGCCTGCGTGGCCCCGGTGCTGGACTGGGCGGAGGCGCCGGAGCACCCGCACCTGGCGGCCCGGGGCGTCTTCGTGGACCACGACGGGGTGACCCAGCCAGCGCCCGCGCCGCGCTTCTCGGCCACCCCCACCTCGGTCCGCCGGGCCGCCCCGCAGGCCGGCGAGCACACCGACGAACTCCTGGCGGAGGCCGGTCTCGCCGCCGACCGGATCGCCGAGCTGCGCCGGGCCGGCACGGTCGCCTGA